From Tachypleus tridentatus isolate NWPU-2018 chromosome 8, ASM421037v1, whole genome shotgun sequence, a single genomic window includes:
- the LOC143258456 gene encoding frizzled-7-A-like has protein sequence MARAVVMMLMAVCLSVVFQHGRWQVQAQVLNTRVSDHDLNPIPQHDLCEPITVPLCKDIEYNQTMMPNLLNHQKQEDAGLEVHQFFPLVKVKCSPDLQFFLCSMYTPVCTILPHPLPPCRSLCQSARNGCEGLMNKFGFRWPETLECEKFPEAGGVELCVGQNDTEKSSRSATSSPFPHGSFENKPSSGKEFVCPAEFWVPKGLGYIVRVGKKKVKNCGLPCYGMFFRDEERNFSRIWIGTWAVLCMISTLFTVLTFVVDMKRFRYPERPIICLSLCYFMVALTYVVGFLLGDEVACNRPFDPPETKSSVKTISTITQGNKKESCTILFMMLYFFSMASSIWWVILTLTWFLSAGLKWGHEAIEKNSHYFHVAAWTIPAIKTITVLAMAKVEGDILSGVCYVGLWDVEALRGFVLAPLFFYLGLGSVFLLTGFVSLCRIRTVMKHDGTKTDKLEKLMIRIGIFSVLYTVPAIIVLACYFYEQTYFESWMFSWQHENCQKPQYSIPCPSKDTLKSYGYWPKPDFAVFMIKYLMTLVVGITSGFWIWSGKTCNSWRNFYHRIVGHEAYV, from the coding sequence ATGGCTCGTGCGGTGGTGATGATGCTTATGGCCGTGTGCCTCAGCGTAGTGTTCCAACATGGACGGTGGCAAGTTCAGGCCCAAGTGTTAAACACACGAGTGTCAGATCACGATCTAAATCCTATTCCTCAACATGACCTGTGTGAACCTATTACCGTTCCTCTGTGTAAAGATATAGAATATAACCAAACCATGATGCCAAACCTGCTTAACCACCAGAAACAAGAAGATGCCGGCCTCGAAGTTCATCAGTTTTTCCCATTAGTGAAGGTGAAGTGTAGCCCAGATTTACAGTTCTTCCTTTGCTCTATGTACACTCCTGTTTGTACCATCTTGCCGCACCCTTTGCCCCCCTGTCGATCCCTGTGTCAGTCAGCACGGAATGGTTGTGAAGGGTTGATGAATAAGTTTGGATTTCGCTGGCCTGAAACTCTGGAATGTGAAAAGTTCCCAGAAGCTGGGGGAGTAGAACTTTGTGTCGGTCAGAACGACACAGAAAAGTCTAGCCGCTCGGCTACGTCTTCACCATTTCCCCATGGTAGCTTTGAGAATAAGCCGTCTTCAGGTAAGGAATTTGTTTGTCCTGCAGAATTTTGGGTTCCGAAAGGACTAGGCTATATTGTTCGAGTCGggaaaaagaaagtaaagaacTGCGGGCTACCGTGTTATGGTATGTTCTTTAGGGACGAAGAACGTAACTTTTCTAGGATATGGATAGGTACATGGGCTGTTCTGTGTATGATCTCTACACTTTTTACGGTTCTTACTTTCGTTGTTGACATGAAGAGATTCCGATATCCAGAGAGACCCATAATTTGTTTGTCACTTTGCTATTTCATGGTAGCATTGACATATGTGGTTGGCTTCCTCCTTGGTGACGAGGTAGCGTGTAACAGACCCTTTGACCCACCAGAAACAAAGTCTAGTGTTAAGACGATTAGCACGATCACACAaggtaataaaaaagaaagctGCACCATTCTCTTTATGATGTTGTATTTCTTTAGTATGGCCAGCTCCATCTGGTGGGTGATCCTGACTCTGACCTGGTTTCTGTCGGCGGGTTTAAAGTGGGGTCATGAAGCCATTGAGAAAAATTCACATTACTTTCACGTAGCAGCATGGACAATTCCTGCCATCAAAACTATCACCGTTCTCGCCATGGCCAAAGTGGAGGGGGACATTTTAAGTGGTGTTTGTTACGTGGGGCTTTGGGATGTCGAGGCACTGAGAGGCTTTGTCTTGGCTCCTTTGTTTTTCTACTTAGGTTTAGGATCAGTTTTCCTACTGAcaggttttgtttctttatgtcgTATCCGCACTGTTATGAAGCATGACGGAACGAAGACAGATAAACTTGAGAAACTGATGATCCGTATTGGGATTTTCTCGGTGCTCTACACTGTACCTGCCATTATAGTTCTAGCCTGCTACTTTTACGAGCAGACTTATTTTGAGTCTTGGATGTTTTCATGGCAACATGAAAATTGTCAGAAACCTCAATATAGTATACCGTGCCCCTCTAAGGACACATTGAAATCATATGGATACTGGCCTAAACCagattttgctgtttttatgatCAAATATCTGATGACTTTAGTTGTAGGCATAACATCTGGGTTCTGGATATGGTCAGGAAAAACTTGTAACTCGTGGCGAAATTTTTATCATCGAATTGTCGGCCATGAAGCCTATGTCTAG